In Flavobacterium sp. CS20, a single window of DNA contains:
- the rpsE gene encoding 30S ribosomal protein S5, with the protein MYQNYKNVEFVKPGGLDLKDRLVGVQRVTKVTKGGRAFGFSAIVVVGNENGVVGQGLGKSKEVADAIAKAVEDAKKNLIRIPLNKGTLPHEQKGKYAGAKVSLFPASEGTGVIAGGPTRIVLESVGVHDVLSKNQGSTNPHNVVKATFDALLQLRNVDTVAKQRGISIDKVFNG; encoded by the coding sequence ATGTATCAAAATTATAAAAACGTAGAGTTTGTTAAGCCTGGAGGTTTAGATTTAAAAGATAGACTAGTAGGGGTTCAACGTGTTACTAAAGTAACTAAAGGTGGTAGAGCTTTTGGGTTTTCTGCTATAGTTGTTGTTGGTAATGAAAATGGCGTTGTAGGTCAAGGTCTTGGCAAGTCAAAAGAAGTTGCTGATGCTATTGCAAAAGCAGTTGAAGATGCTAAGAAAAACTTGATAAGAATTCCTCTAAACAAAGGAACATTACCACACGAGCAAAAAGGAAAATATGCTGGAGCAAAAGTTTCTCTTTTTCCTGCATCTGAAGGTACTGGTGTAATTGCCGGCGGTCCCACTAGAATTGTATTAGAATCTGTTGGAGTTCATGATGTATTGTCAAAAAACCAAGGTTCTACTAATCCTCACAACGTAGTAAAAGCTACTTTTGACGCACTCTTACAATTAAGAAATGTCGATACAGTTGCAAAGCAAAGAGGAATATCAATAGATAAAGTATTTAACGGATAA
- the azu gene encoding azurin yields MKLYQIAFLFSLLVLSSCGNSKDDKKEEKQNIKINQPVAEKQKTEDGVTEILLTGNDQMRYNLKEIKVKAGDKVKLTLKHIGKLDVNVMGHNFVLLKPGTNINDFATKAVDAKDNNYIPKNTKAVIVHTKMIGGGEQTTITFDAPEKGVYDFICSFPGHVALMQGKFIVE; encoded by the coding sequence ATGAAACTCTATCAAATTGCATTTTTATTTTCACTTCTCGTTTTAAGTTCTTGTGGAAATTCTAAAGATGATAAAAAAGAAGAAAAACAAAACATCAAAATCAATCAACCCGTAGCAGAAAAACAAAAAACCGAAGACGGTGTAACTGAAATTCTATTGACTGGCAATGACCAAATGCGCTATAATTTAAAAGAAATTAAAGTCAAAGCAGGAGACAAAGTCAAACTCACACTCAAACACATCGGCAAACTTGACGTAAATGTTATGGGTCATAATTTTGTTTTGCTTAAACCAGGAACCAATATCAATGATTTTGCTACAAAAGCAGTTGATGCCAAAGACAATAATTACATTCCCAAAAACACAAAAGCCGTTATCGTACATACCAAAATGATTGGTGGTGGCGAGCAAACTACAATTACATTTGATGCTCCAGAAAAAGGCGTTTACGATTTCATTTGCAGTTTTCCTGGTCACGTTGCTTTAATGCAAGGTAAATTTATTGTGGAATAA
- the rplR gene encoding 50S ribosomal protein L18 yields the protein MRFSKQKRRKKIHQRIRKSIKGTATKPRLSVYRSNFEIYAQLIDDVNGKTLASASSRTDASKDKPKVERSKAVGQAIAEKASKIGIEEVAFDRSGYLYHGRVKSLAEGAREGGLKF from the coding sequence ATGAGATTTTCTAAACAAAAAAGAAGAAAAAAGATTCATCAGAGAATCAGAAAAAGTATAAAAGGTACAGCAACTAAACCAAGATTATCTGTTTACAGAAGCAATTTTGAGATTTATGCTCAACTCATTGATGATGTCAATGGCAAAACACTTGCCTCAGCATCTTCAAGAACTGATGCTTCAAAAGATAAGCCTAAAGTTGAACGCTCTAAAGCAGTTGGTCAAGCCATCGCTGAAAAAGCAAGTAAAATCGGTATCGAAGAAGTTGCTTTTGATAGAAGTGGCTACCTGTACCACGGTAGAGTTAAATCATTGGCTGAAGGAGCCAGAGAAGGTGGATTAAAATTTTAA
- the rplF gene encoding 50S ribosomal protein L6 — MSRIGNSPVKIPEGVEIKLEDNSISVKGKLGELTQKFEDVKIKQEDGEIIVERPNDNKNIKSKHGLYRSLINNMITGVTKGYSKELELVGVGYRASNQGQKLDIAIGFSHNIVIQLAPEIKVETASEKGKNPIIKLTSHDKQLVNQVAAKIRSYRKPEPYKGKGIKYVGEYIRRKAGKSA; from the coding sequence ATGTCTAGAATAGGAAATAGTCCAGTAAAAATACCAGAAGGTGTCGAGATTAAACTCGAGGACAACTCTATATCAGTTAAAGGTAAGCTTGGTGAACTCACTCAAAAATTTGAAGACGTTAAAATCAAGCAAGAAGATGGTGAAATTATCGTAGAACGACCAAACGATAACAAAAATATAAAATCTAAACACGGTTTATATAGATCTCTCATCAACAACATGATAACAGGAGTAACTAAAGGTTACTCAAAAGAATTAGAACTTGTAGGCGTAGGTTACAGAGCATCCAATCAAGGTCAAAAATTAGATATCGCTATTGGATTTTCACACAATATAGTTATTCAACTCGCCCCAGAAATAAAAGTTGAAACTGCGAGTGAAAAAGGCAAAAATCCAATCATAAAATTAACATCACACGATAAACAACTTGTTAATCAAGTTGCAGCTAAAATCAGATCATACAGAAAACCAGAACCATACAAAGGTAAAGGAATTAAGTATGTTGGTGAATACATAAGAAGAAAAGCAGGTAAATCAGCATAA
- the rpsH gene encoding 30S ribosomal protein S8, whose product MNIDPVSDYLTRIRNAVVAGHRTVEIPASNLKKELTKILFDQGFILSYKFIDDNKQGVIKIALKYDKLSQEPVIKKIQRISKPGLRKYAGSNEIPRVLNGLGISIVSTSKGLMTGKQAQRDNVGGELLCYVY is encoded by the coding sequence ATGAATATAGATCCTGTATCAGATTATTTAACCAGAATTAGAAATGCTGTCGTCGCTGGGCATAGAACGGTAGAAATACCAGCTTCTAATCTTAAAAAAGAATTGACAAAAATTCTTTTTGACCAAGGTTTTATTTTAAGCTATAAATTTATAGATGACAACAAGCAAGGTGTCATCAAGATAGCTCTTAAATATGATAAACTTAGCCAAGAACCTGTAATAAAAAAGATTCAGCGTATCAGTAAACCTGGTTTGAGAAAATATGCTGGTAGCAATGAAATACCCCGTGTACTCAATGGACTTGGAATTTCAATTGTTTCAACTTCAAAGGGCTTAATGACAGGAAAACAAGCACAAAGAGATAATGTTGGTGGAGAGTTGCTCTGTTACGTATATTAA
- the rpmD gene encoding 50S ribosomal protein L30, with translation MSKILVTKTKSAIKRTKQQKLTLEALGLKKIGQSVEHQDTPNILGMIDKVNHLVSVEKIK, from the coding sequence ATGTCAAAAATATTAGTTACTAAAACAAAAAGTGCCATCAAGAGAACTAAACAACAAAAGTTGACTCTTGAAGCATTAGGTTTAAAAAAAATAGGTCAAAGTGTTGAACATCAAGATACACCAAATATTTTGGGTATGATTGATAAAGTCAACCACTTGGTAAGTGTAGAAAAGATTAAATAA
- the rplX gene encoding 50S ribosomal protein L24 produces MKKFKIKTSDTVQVIAGENKGQEGKVLKVLYDSEKVIVESVNMIKKHLKPSAQNPQGGIQEKEAPIHISNVALIDKNGNPTRVRYEIQDGKKVRVSTKTNEVIS; encoded by the coding sequence ATGAAAAAGTTTAAAATCAAAACAAGTGATACTGTTCAAGTTATAGCCGGTGAAAATAAAGGTCAAGAAGGCAAAGTTTTAAAAGTATTATACGATTCTGAAAAAGTTATTGTAGAATCTGTTAATATGATTAAAAAACACCTCAAACCAAGTGCTCAAAATCCACAAGGTGGTATTCAAGAAAAAGAAGCCCCTATACATATTTCAAATGTAGCACTAATAGATAAAAATGGAAATCCAACTCGTGTTAGATATGAAATTCAAGACGGAAAAAAAGTAAGGGTTTCAACAAAAACTAACGAAGTAATTAGCTAG
- the ykgO gene encoding type B 50S ribosomal protein L36, whose product MKVRASIKKRSADCKIVRRKGRLYVINKKNPKFKQRQG is encoded by the coding sequence ATGAAAGTAAGAGCATCAATCAAAAAGAGAAGTGCAGATTGCAAAATCGTAAGACGTAAAGGAAGACTTTATGTTATTAATAAAAAGAATCCAAAGTTTAAACAAAGACAAGGTTAA
- the infA gene encoding translation initiation factor IF-1: protein MAKQPSIEQDGTIIEALSNAMFRVELENEHVVTAHISGKMRMHYIKLLPGDKVKLEMSPYDLTKGRITYRY, encoded by the coding sequence ATGGCTAAACAACCTTCAATAGAACAAGATGGAACTATTATAGAAGCATTGTCCAATGCAATGTTTAGAGTAGAACTTGAAAATGAGCACGTAGTAACTGCTCATATATCTGGTAAGATGAGAATGCATTACATTAAATTATTACCAGGCGATAAAGTAAAATTAGAAATGAGTCCTTATGATTTAACTAAAGGACGTATAACTTATAGATATTAA
- the rpsN gene encoding 30S ribosomal protein S14, producing the protein MAKESMKAREVKREKLVEKYAEKRKRLKEEGDYEALQKLPKNSSPVRLHNRCKLTGRPKGYMRTFGISRVMFREMANKGLIPGVKKASW; encoded by the coding sequence ATGGCTAAAGAATCAATGAAAGCTCGCGAAGTAAAACGCGAAAAATTAGTAGAAAAATATGCTGAAAAGCGTAAACGCCTCAAAGAAGAAGGCGATTATGAAGCACTACAAAAGTTGCCTAAAAATTCTTCTCCTGTAAGACTGCACAACCGTTGTAAACTTACTGGAAGACCAAAAGGCTATATGAGAACGTTTGGAATTTCTCGTGTTATGTTTAGAGAAATGGCAAATAAAGGTTTAATTCCAGGTGTTAAAAAAGCAAGCTGGTAA
- the rpsK gene encoding 30S ribosomal protein S11, translating into MAKSTTKKRKVTTDAFGEAHIFASFNNIIVSLTNNNGEVISWSSAGKMGFRGSKKNTPYAAQLGAEDASKVAHEAGLRKVKVYVKGPGNGRESAIRALHNSGVEVTEIIDVTPIPHNGCRPPKRRRV; encoded by the coding sequence ATGGCTAAATCAACAACAAAAAAGCGTAAAGTCACAACAGACGCCTTTGGTGAAGCTCACATATTTGCTTCATTTAACAACATAATTGTTTCTTTAACCAACAATAACGGTGAAGTCATATCATGGTCTTCAGCTGGTAAAATGGGTTTTAGAGGCAGTAAAAAAAATACCCCTTACGCCGCTCAACTCGGCGCAGAAGATGCCAGTAAAGTTGCTCACGAAGCAGGACTAAGAAAAGTGAAAGTTTATGTAAAAGGTCCTGGCAATGGAAGAGAATCAGCTATTAGAGCATTGCACAATTCAGGCGTTGAAGTTACTGAAATTATAGACGTTACTCCTATTCCTCACAATGGTTGTCGTCCACCTAAAAGAAGACGTGTTTAA
- the rplE gene encoding 50S ribosomal protein L5 translates to MEYIPRLKKEYQTRVKKNLVKEFSYSNTMETPKLQKIVLSRGVGEAIADKKLIDQAVDELSRIAGQKAVPTVSKKDVASFKLRKGMPIGAKVTLRGHRMYEFLDRLITSALPRVRDFSGINPDGFDGRGNYNLGITEQIIFPEINIDKVNRISGMDISFVTSADTDKEAKALLTELGLPFKKN, encoded by the coding sequence ATGGAATATATACCTAGATTAAAAAAAGAATATCAAACAAGAGTTAAAAAGAATCTTGTTAAAGAGTTTAGCTATTCTAATACCATGGAAACCCCAAAACTTCAAAAAATTGTTTTGAGTAGAGGTGTTGGAGAAGCTATTGCAGACAAAAAACTTATTGATCAGGCTGTTGATGAACTCTCTAGAATAGCTGGTCAAAAAGCAGTACCAACTGTATCCAAAAAAGATGTCGCATCTTTTAAATTAAGAAAAGGAATGCCTATCGGTGCTAAAGTAACTTTAAGAGGTCATAGAATGTATGAATTCCTAGACCGGTTGATTACTTCTGCCCTACCTCGAGTAAGAGATTTTAGCGGTATAAACCCTGATGGTTTTGACGGAAGAGGAAATTATAATCTGGGAATTACAGAACAAATCATTTTTCCAGAAATAAATATAGATAAAGTAAATCGTATCTCTGGTATGGACATCTCATTTGTAACGTCAGCTGATACCGATAAAGAAGCAAAAGCATTATTAACAGAATTAGGTTTGCCTTTTAAAAAGAATTAA
- the rplQ gene encoding 50S ribosomal protein L17: protein MRHGKKFNHLSRKTAHRKSMLANMACSLIEHKRINTTLAKAKALRTFVEPLVTKSKTDTTHNRRIVFSKIRDKYAVAELFREVAPKVASRPGGYTRIIKLGHRLGDLAEMAMIELVDFNEIYNPKGKKKKKSTRRAGKKVTSDQPETNVESSPKEDSKTKEDNNKVEDKTEAKPEKSEAKAESNKSEAKEKSSDENKQSKDDEKK from the coding sequence ATGAGACACGGAAAGAAATTTAATCACTTGAGTCGCAAGACCGCCCATAGAAAATCTATGTTGGCTAATATGGCTTGCTCTCTTATAGAACATAAAAGAATCAATACAACTCTCGCTAAAGCAAAAGCCTTAAGAACTTTTGTTGAACCTCTAGTTACTAAATCTAAAACCGATACCACTCATAACAGACGTATTGTGTTTTCAAAAATTAGAGATAAATATGCTGTGGCAGAATTGTTTAGAGAAGTTGCACCAAAAGTAGCCTCAAGACCTGGTGGATATACAAGGATTATCAAATTAGGTCACCGACTTGGCGATCTTGCTGAAATGGCAATGATAGAACTTGTAGATTTCAACGAGATATACAACCCTAAAGGCAAAAAGAAAAAGAAATCTACACGCCGTGCTGGTAAAAAAGTAACTTCAGATCAACCTGAAACTAATGTTGAATCATCTCCAAAAGAAGATTCTAAAACTAAAGAAGACAACAACAAAGTTGAAGATAAAACTGAAGCTAAGCCAGAAAAAAGCGAAGCTAAAGCTGAATCTAATAAAAGTGAAGCCAAAGAAAAATCTTCTGATGAAAATAAACAATCAAAAGATGACGAAAAAAAATAA
- the rplO gene encoding 50S ribosomal protein L15, with protein sequence MKLHQLKPAKGSVKGKTKRLGRGEGSGTGDTAGRSHKGAKSRSGYSRKIGFEGGQMPLQRRIPKFGFNNINRVDYKPVNLSNLQALVDDKKIKDSVDFETLKELGLVKKNDLVKILGNGELKSKLKVQAHKFSKSAKEAIEKAGGEAITL encoded by the coding sequence ATGAAATTACATCAATTAAAACCAGCAAAAGGCTCTGTAAAAGGAAAAACAAAACGTCTTGGACGTGGTGAAGGTTCTGGAACTGGTGATACAGCTGGTAGAAGTCATAAAGGTGCTAAGTCAAGATCTGGGTATTCTAGAAAAATTGGATTTGAAGGTGGTCAAATGCCTTTACAAAGACGTATTCCTAAGTTTGGGTTTAATAACATCAATAGAGTTGACTATAAACCTGTTAATCTTTCTAATCTTCAGGCTTTAGTTGATGATAAAAAAATTAAAGACAGCGTAGATTTCGAAACGCTTAAAGAATTAGGTTTAGTCAAAAAAAATGACCTTGTTAAGATTTTAGGCAATGGCGAATTAAAATCTAAATTAAAAGTTCAAGCACATAAGTTTTCAAAATCAGCTAAGGAAGCAATTGAAAAAGCCGGTGGAGAAGCGATAACATTATAA
- a CDS encoding DNA-directed RNA polymerase subunit alpha, with translation MALFNFQKPDKVIMIDSSEFEGIFEFRPLEPGYGLTVGNALRRVLLSSLEGFAITSIKIEGVEHEFSTIPGVVEDVTEIILNLKQVRFKQQIEDNDTESAVISVSNQNQLTAGDFQKHLSGFQVLNPDHVICNMDKKVSLNMQITIEKGRGYVPAEDNKKDELPLGTIITDSIYTPIKNVKYSIEDYRVEQKTDYEKLVFEIVTDGSIHPKDALTEVAKTLIHHFMLFSDERITLETEEMAQTETYDEEALHMRQLLKSRLSDLDLSVRALNCLKVAEVETLGDLVSYNKNDLMKFRNFGKKSLSELEELVSNKGLDFGMDLSRYNLEKD, from the coding sequence ATGGCATTATTCAATTTTCAAAAGCCCGATAAAGTAATTATGATAGACTCTTCTGAGTTTGAAGGTATATTTGAGTTTAGACCTTTAGAACCTGGATACGGTCTTACCGTAGGTAATGCTTTACGTCGCGTTTTATTATCTTCTCTTGAAGGTTTTGCAATTACTTCGATTAAAATAGAAGGAGTCGAACATGAGTTTTCTACAATCCCTGGCGTGGTGGAAGATGTTACTGAAATTATACTTAATCTTAAACAGGTTAGATTCAAACAACAAATAGAAGATAATGATACAGAATCTGCTGTGATTAGCGTTTCTAATCAAAATCAACTCACGGCTGGTGATTTTCAAAAACACCTCTCTGGATTTCAAGTATTAAATCCTGATCATGTTATTTGCAATATGGATAAAAAAGTATCCTTAAATATGCAAATCACAATTGAAAAAGGAAGAGGATACGTTCCTGCCGAAGATAATAAAAAAGACGAATTACCATTAGGAACAATAATTACAGATTCTATCTATACGCCTATCAAAAATGTTAAATACAGCATTGAAGATTATAGAGTAGAACAAAAAACTGATTATGAAAAATTAGTTTTTGAAATTGTTACCGATGGCTCTATTCATCCTAAAGATGCTTTAACAGAAGTCGCTAAAACATTAATTCATCACTTTATGCTTTTCTCAGACGAAAGAATTACTCTTGAAACTGAAGAAATGGCACAAACCGAAACTTATGACGAAGAAGCACTTCATATGAGACAGCTTCTGAAATCTAGACTCTCAGATCTTGATTTATCTGTAAGAGCACTTAACTGCTTAAAAGTCGCTGAAGTTGAAACCCTTGGCGACTTGGTTTCTTACAACAAGAATGATTTGATGAAATTTAGAAACTTCGGTAAAAAATCATTAAGCGAACTTGAAGAATTAGTCAGCAATAAAGGTCTTGATTTCGGTATGGACTTATCTCGATACAACCTTGAAAAAGACTAA
- the rpsM gene encoding 30S ribosomal protein S13 yields the protein MARIAGVDIPKQKRGVIALTYIFGIGKSRAQRILKEAKVDPNKKVSDWNDSDVSGVRNAVSQFTIEGELRSQTQMNIKRLMDIGCYRGVRHRSGLPLRGQRTKNNSRTRKGRRKTVANKKKVTK from the coding sequence ATGGCAAGAATAGCAGGTGTTGATATCCCTAAACAAAAAAGAGGCGTAATTGCTCTAACCTATATTTTTGGTATAGGTAAGTCAAGAGCACAAAGAATTCTGAAAGAAGCTAAAGTTGATCCAAACAAAAAAGTTTCTGACTGGAATGATAGTGATGTCTCTGGCGTTCGTAACGCTGTTTCGCAATTTACCATAGAAGGCGAATTAAGATCACAAACTCAAATGAACATCAAACGTCTTATGGATATTGGTTGTTATAGAGGTGTTAGACACAGATCGGGTTTACCTTTAAGAGGTCAGCGAACTAAAAACAACTCACGTACACGAAAAGGTCGAAGAAAGACAGTAGCTAACAAGAAAAAAGTAACTAAATAA
- the secY gene encoding preprotein translocase subunit SecY, which produces MQFIETIKNIWKIDELKNRILLTLGLLIVYRFGAQVVLPGIDASQLASLGSQTEDGILGLLNAFTGGAFSNASVFALGIMPYISASIVVQLMTIAVPYLQKLQKEGESGTKKITQITRWLTIGITLVQDPGYIYNLYNILPDDAFMVQSNTMFITSAVIILTAGCIFAMWLGEKITDKGVGNGISLLIMVGIIARLPRSFAQELASRTGDDGSGGLILILIELVIWFVIILASVYLVKAVRQIPVQYARKNASGKYEKNIFGGARQFIPLKLNASGVMPIIFAQAIMFVPAALAGLSDTATAQGIAAEFNDMFGLWYNVVFGLLIIIFTYFYTAITVPTNKMADDLKRSGGFIPGIRPGTETAEYLDRIMSQITLPGSVFLAIIAIFPAIIVSLLGVQSGWALFFGGTSLIIMVGVAIDTIDQINVYLLNKHYDGLMKSGKNRKAVA; this is translated from the coding sequence ATGCAATTTATTGAAACGATAAAAAATATTTGGAAAATAGACGAGCTCAAAAATAGGATTCTCCTGACTTTGGGCTTATTAATCGTTTATAGATTTGGAGCACAAGTTGTTCTACCAGGTATAGATGCTTCTCAGTTAGCAAGTTTAGGAAGTCAAACTGAAGATGGTATTTTAGGCTTATTAAACGCATTTACTGGTGGTGCATTTTCAAACGCTTCAGTCTTTGCATTGGGTATTATGCCTTACATCTCTGCTTCCATTGTCGTTCAATTGATGACTATTGCCGTTCCTTATTTACAAAAACTTCAAAAAGAAGGTGAAAGCGGAACTAAAAAAATTACTCAAATTACACGTTGGCTTACCATTGGTATTACTTTAGTACAAGATCCTGGATATATTTATAACTTATACAATATTTTACCCGACGACGCATTTATGGTTCAAAGTAATACAATGTTTATTACCTCTGCAGTAATAATCCTTACAGCAGGTTGTATTTTTGCAATGTGGCTCGGTGAAAAAATAACTGATAAAGGTGTTGGTAATGGAATTTCATTACTTATAATGGTAGGTATTATAGCCAGATTACCTCGTTCATTTGCACAGGAATTAGCTTCCAGAACTGGTGATGATGGTTCAGGTGGTTTAATTTTAATATTAATTGAACTTGTGATTTGGTTTGTTATTATTCTTGCCTCTGTTTATTTAGTAAAAGCAGTAAGACAAATACCTGTTCAATATGCAAGAAAAAATGCTTCTGGTAAATATGAGAAAAATATATTTGGTGGAGCAAGACAATTTATACCTTTAAAACTAAATGCCTCTGGCGTAATGCCAATTATATTTGCTCAAGCCATCATGTTTGTCCCCGCTGCACTTGCAGGATTATCTGACACGGCAACTGCTCAAGGTATTGCAGCTGAGTTTAATGATATGTTTGGATTATGGTACAATGTTGTATTTGGCTTACTCATCATTATTTTCACATATTTTTACACCGCTATTACCGTACCAACTAATAAAATGGCAGACGATTTAAAAAGAAGCGGTGGATTTATCCCAGGCATAAGACCAGGAACAGAAACCGCAGAATACCTCGACAGAATTATGTCTCAAATCACTTTACCTGGTTCTGTGTTTTTGGCAATCATTGCTATATTCCCAGCAATTATTGTTTCCCTACTTGGTGTGCAATCGGGCTGGGCTTTATTTTTTGGTGGTACATCTTTAATAATTATGGTTGGTGTTGCAATAGACACTATAGATCAAATTAATGTTTACTTATTAAATAAACATTACGACGGATTAATGAAATCAGGCAAAAACAGAAAAGCAGTAGCATAA
- the carA gene encoding glutamine-hydrolyzing carbamoyl-phosphate synthase small subunit encodes MRYHKKIDAILILEDHTQFKGKAVSNNQDTAFGEICFNTGMTGYQEIFTDPSYHGQLMVTTNAHIGNYGTHTDENQSNSPKIAGLICKNFSYNPSRASSNLSLEDFLNQSNLFAISDLDTRALVHHIRQHGAMNAVISTQLDKIDQLKEQLKTYPKMNGLELASKVSTQKPYYFGNKNSTYKIAVLDLGVKTNILKYLSKREAYLKVFPYNSSLEDLMSFEPNAIFLSNSPGDPQPLKSAIELAKSAIDKNIPTFGICLGHQIIALSQGISTFKMHHGHRGINHPVMNLVTGKSEITSQNHGFAVNKDEAENHSDIEITHIHLNDQTLAGFRLKEKKCFSVQYHPEAGPGPNDANYLFDDFYKMYAS; translated from the coding sequence ATGAGATACCACAAAAAAATAGATGCCATTCTTATCCTAGAAGATCACACTCAATTTAAAGGCAAAGCCGTTTCAAACAACCAAGATACTGCGTTTGGAGAGATTTGTTTCAACACTGGTATGACAGGTTATCAAGAAATTTTTACCGATCCTTCATATCACGGACAACTCATGGTTACGACCAACGCACACATTGGAAATTACGGCACTCACACCGACGAAAATCAATCCAACTCTCCAAAAATAGCAGGGCTTATTTGTAAAAATTTTAGCTACAATCCATCTCGAGCATCTTCAAATCTATCACTTGAAGACTTTTTAAATCAATCTAATCTCTTTGCTATATCAGATTTAGATACTCGAGCTTTGGTTCACCATATTAGACAACACGGAGCCATGAACGCTGTTATTTCTACTCAACTCGACAAAATAGATCAATTAAAAGAACAACTAAAGACCTATCCCAAAATGAACGGTCTTGAATTAGCTTCAAAGGTTTCAACACAAAAACCTTATTATTTTGGAAACAAAAATTCAACCTATAAAATTGCAGTATTAGATTTAGGAGTTAAAACTAATATTTTAAAATATCTGTCAAAAAGAGAAGCTTATTTAAAAGTGTTTCCATACAATAGCAGTTTAGAAGACTTGATGTCGTTTGAGCCAAATGCTATTTTTCTATCCAACAGTCCTGGAGATCCACAACCCTTGAAGTCAGCTATTGAGTTAGCAAAATCTGCTATCGACAAAAATATTCCTACATTTGGAATATGTTTAGGACATCAAATCATTGCTTTATCTCAAGGTATTTCAACTTTCAAAATGCACCATGGACATCGTGGAATCAATCACCCTGTAATGAATTTAGTAACAGGCAAATCTGAAATCACATCTCAAAATCACGGTTTCGCCGTAAATAAAGATGAAGCAGAAAATCATTCTGACATAGAAATCACGCATATACATCTCAATGATCAAACTTTGGCTGGTTTCAGACTTAAAGAAAAAAAATGCTTTTCTGTTCAATACCATCCTGAAGCTGGTCCAGGACCAAATGATGCCAACTATTTATTTGATGATTTTTACAAAATGTACGCTTCATAA
- the rpsD gene encoding 30S ribosomal protein S4, whose product MARYTGPKTKIARKFGEPIFGDDKSFEKKKYPPGQHGNNRRRGKKSEYAIQLMEKQKAKYTYGILERQFRNMFEKANSAKGITGEVLLQMCERRLDNVVYRFGLSPSRSGARQLVSHKHITVNGEIVNIPSYQLKINDIVGVREKSKSLSVIEESLSNSSAVYEWLSWNSEKKEGTFVSVPEKTQIPENINEQFIVELYSK is encoded by the coding sequence ATGGCAAGATACACTGGTCCTAAAACTAAAATTGCTCGTAAATTTGGCGAGCCTATTTTCGGCGATGATAAATCGTTTGAGAAGAAAAAATATCCACCTGGCCAACATGGCAACAACAGAAGACGTGGTAAAAAATCTGAATATGCTATCCAATTAATGGAAAAGCAAAAAGCAAAATATACCTATGGTATTTTAGAGCGTCAATTCAGAAATATGTTTGAAAAAGCTAACAGTGCAAAAGGTATTACTGGTGAAGTTTTACTTCAAATGTGCGAAAGACGTCTCGACAATGTTGTTTACAGATTTGGTCTATCACCTTCTAGAAGTGGAGCAAGACAATTAGTTTCACACAAACACATTACAGTAAATGGCGAAATTGTAAATATCCCATCTTATCAGCTAAAAATCAATGATATTGTAGGCGTTAGAGAAAAATCTAAATCTTTAAGCGTTATTGAAGAATCACTATCAAACTCTTCAGCTGTTTATGAATGGTTAAGTTGGAATTCAGAAAAAAAAGAAGGTACATTCGTTAGCGTTCCTGAAAAAACACAAATTCCAGAAAATATTAACGAACAGTTTATCGTCGAATTATACTCTAAATAA